DNA from Asanoa sp. WMMD1127:
TCGTGACGCTGTCCACGCTCAGCACGCTGCGCCAGGCCCTGAACGACGCGTACGTCGGCACGGAGCTCGAAGGCAGCGCGGACACCGCCGCGGTCGCGGTCGCGATCGGCGGCGCCGTCATCGCGCTGGGCATCGGCATCGGCCTCGTCGTGCTCGGGTTCCTGAACCTGCGCGGCAAGAACGCGTCCCGGATCGTCACCTGGGTGCTGGGTGGCCTGTTCGTGCTCTGCTGCGGGCTCGGCTCGCTGGCGGGCCTGGCCGGCGGCGCCATGAACCTCGACAGCTCCGGTGACGTGCCCGACGTCCAGGGGAAGGTCGAGGCCGCGATGCCGGGCTGGTACAACCCGGTCAACACCGTGCTCGGCGTCGTCCCGATCCTGTTGGTGCTGACCGCGCTGATCCTGCTGGCGCTGCCCGCCTCCAACGAGTGGTTCAAGCCGCGCGCGGCCAACTGGGAGCCGCCGAGCCCTGGCTACCCGGTGATGCCGGGTTCCAGCTACCCCACCCCGCCGTACCCCCAGCAGGGTGGCGAACCGCCGCTGCCGCCCGCGCCCCCGGCGCAGGGCAGCGAGCCACCGGAGACGCCGGCGCCGCCGCGCTGACCCGACAGGCAGCATGACCGGGGCCTTCCGAGTAGGTTCCTCCACAACGGATCTACCGGAGGGCCCCGTGTCGTACCCAGCGCAACTGCCGCCACCGCCGGTCGCGACCCCGCGCCGGCCGCCCGGCACCGTCCGTGGCGCGGCCGGCGTCCTGATCGCGATGGCCGTCGGCGGCCTGGTCTACGGCGGCCTCGGGCTCGCGCTGATGCCCGGCATCGTCGACCGCTTCCGCGCCGCGGCCGCCGTCGCGGGCGTGCCGGCCGACGACATCGACGGCGGCAGCCAACTGTTGCGTGGCGTGCCGATCGCGGCGGCCTTCGTCAGCGTCGTCGCGGCCGTGCTGCTGGTCGCGCTCGCGGTCGGCATCGTGCGCGGCCACGCCGCGGTGCGGATCGCGGCCTGGGTGGTCTGCGGTCTCGGTCTGGTCGGCGGCTGCCTCGCGGCGCTGTTCGGGGTCGGGCAGCGCGTCGGCTCGTTCTCCGACGACCTCGTGCTGAGCGCCATCGAACAGGCCCATCCGACCTGGTGGCCGTGGACCAGCGCGATCCTTTCGGTGCTGCAGATGGTGGGCTACCTTCTGGTGGCGTTGCTGCTGGCCGCGCCGTCGGCCCGAGCCTGGTTCCAGCGCACGCCGTCGCTGCCCCCGAGCCACACCGGCGCGCCGCCCCCGCCACCCCCGCCCCCGGTCGACCCGACGGACTGGCAACGCCCCGAGCCGCCGGCGACCACTCCCGCCGCCATGTGAGGTCCCCCGTGCCCACCGCACTCGTCACCGGCGCCAGCTCAGGCATCGGCGCCGCGTTCGCCCGCCGGCTCGCCGCCGATGGTTACCGGCTGGTGCTCGTGTCCCGCGACGCCGACCGCCTGACCGCCCTCGCCGCGGACGTCGGCGGCCCCGCCGAGGTGCTGCCCGCCGACCTGGCCACCGAGGCCGGCGTGGCCGTGGTCGCCGAACGGCTGGCGGGTGAGGTCGACCTGTTGGTCAACAACGCCGGCTCCACTCTCAACCGGTCGTTCCTCAAGACCGCCGCCACCGACGAAACGGCGTTGTTGCGCCTCAACATCGAGGCCGTCATGCGGCTCACCCATGCCGCTTTGCCGGCCATGACCAGCCGCGGCAGTGGCGCTGTGATCAACGTCTCGTCCGTATCCGCATTCGCGCCCGTCATGCCCGGCTCGACTTATCCGGCGAGCAAGGCGTGGGTCACCCATTTCAGTGAGTCGATCGGTCAGGCCGTCGGCCGGCACGGGGTCCGCGTGATGGCGCTGTGCCCCGGCTACACGCGCACTGAGTTCCACGACCGGGCGGGCATCGACATGTCGAAAACCCCTTCCTGGTTGTGGTTGCAGGCCGACGAGGTGGTCGCGCACGCGTTGCGCGATCTGGCCCGCGGCCGGCTGGTCAGCGTCCCGAACTGGAAATACCGCGTGGCCGTCTTCGGCATGCGGCACGCGCCGCGCGCCGTCTTCACCCGCGTCGCCAACGACACCCGCGGGCGGCTCGGTCGCGACACCCTGTGACGACGCGCACCGGCGTCCGTGATCTGACAGGGTTCGCTATCGGGCGAAATTTCCCGATCGCTGGTGGGGCGCCCAGCAGCTTCACAGGATCGACCAGTACGCTTCTCCCCCATGGGGGACCACGACGACCTGCGTAAATTCATCACTGAACTGGCTGTGGTGCACGGCCGGGTGGTGCTTTCCTCGGGACGTGAAGCCGACTGGTATGTCGACCTTCGTCGCGTGGCCCTTCACTATGCGTCCGCACCGTTGGTCGGACGCGTCATGCTCGACCTGACTTCCGACTGGGACTTCGACGCGGTGGGTGGCCTCACCCTCGGTGCCGATCCGGTGGCGACCGCCATGCTCCACGCGGCGGCGTCAACCGGTCGGCCGCTCGACGCGTTCGTGGTCCGCAAAACGGCCAAGGCGCACGGTCTCCAACGCCGGATCGAGGGTCCTGATGTCGCCGGACGGCGGGTGCTGGTCGTGGAAGACGCCTCCACGACCGGGGGAAGCCCGCTGACCGCCGTCGAGGCGCTCCGGGAAGCCGGGGCTGAGGTGGTTGGCGTAGCGGTTATCGTCGATCGGGGCGCGGCTGACGCCATTCGGGCGGCCGGCCTCCCCTACAAGGCGGCCTACTCGATGGCTGACCTCGGCCTAGTGGCGTAAAAGTTTGCCGATTCGGACCTGCTCATATGCAGGCGGGTCGATGCTGTAAGTGGAAGGATGGAAAACGTGGGAACTGCGTTGGCTGAAATGACCATGCCTCAGATCTCGCCGCTAGCCGGCGAGCCAATCGAACGCGCCGACGCCGAGCGCCTCGCCGGGGTGCTCAAGGCGCTCGCTGACCCGGCCCGACTGCGGCTCTTGAGCCTCATCCAGTCGGCACCGGAAGGCGAGGCCTGCGTCTGCGACCTGACCGCACCACTCGGCTTGTCCCAGCCGACCGTGAGCCACCACCTCCGGATCCTGACCGAGGCGGGGCTGCTCGAGCGGGAGAAGCGCGGCGTGTGGGCCTACTACCGGCTCGTGCCGTCGGCCATCGCGACGATCGCCGATCTGCTCACCCCGCCGCGCAAGCGGGCCACCAAGAAGGCCCCGCGCTGACTCGGTGACGACAACCGGCCCGGCGTCGCCGTTGAGACTCGACGCCGGGTCCGATGACGAGCGTGACCTGCGCGACCAGCTCGCGGAGGTGGGTGCCGCGGTTGTCCGCGCCGGCCTGGTGGTCGGCTCCGGTGGCAACCTGTCGGCCCGGCTGCCCGGCGGCGACACCTGCTGGGTGACCGGCGCCGGCACCTGGCTCGACCAGCTGCACCGCTCGTCGTTCGCGCGCGTCCGGATCGCCGACGGAGCTCCGTCGGCGTCGACTCCTGCGCCGAGTTCCGAGGTCGCGCTGCACCTCGCCACCTATCGGGCCCGCCCGGACGTGACCGCGATCGTCCACCTGCACCCGCAGACGGCGCTGCTGCTCGACGCCCTCGGCGAGCGGATCCGCCTGCTCACCACCGACCACGCGTTCTACGTGCGTCGGGTCGCCACCGTGCCGTTCTTCCCGCCGGGCACGCGTGAACTCGCCGAAGCCGCCGCCTCCGCGGCCGCCGACGGCACCAACTGCCTCGTGCTGAGCCGCCACGGCTGCTCGGTGCTGGCCAACAGCGTCGAGCTGGCCCACAAGCGGGCCCACAACCTCGAGGAAGCGGCGCAGCTCACCTATCGCGCCCTGGCCCTCGGCCGGGCCGCGGAGCTGACCGACCAACCACCACCCGCCGGCGCCTGACCTCGCCCCACCCCGGCCCGCCCGCTGCGCGAGCAAGCAAGCAACGGTCCGTTACCAACGCTTTCCGCAGAGGAACGGACCGTTCCTAACGTCGGCGGCGCCGACGCCTGGTCGTGTGTCGCGGGCCTGGCAGCGAAGCGGAGCGAGCGGTCCCCGGCGGGAGCGACGGTCGCGCCCCCGGCGGACCCGGGCCGATGATCTGCTGTTACTCCGCGCGGTGGCTGCCGCGGTGGCCGCGGTGGTCCTCGTTGAGGTCACCGATGGCGTCGGCGATGCCGGCCACGGGCGAGACGCCGATGACCGCCATCTCCTTGGCGCGCTTGCGGGCCTTCCGGTCGCGGATCACCTCGATGATGATCGGCAGCACCGAGAGCAGGATGATCAGGGCGACGAACGGCAGGATGTAGCGGTCGATGTGGGTGCCGATGGCCTCGTAGATCCGGTCGGCGAGCAGGTAGCCGACCAGCAGGATGCCGTCGGTCCAGAGGATGGCGCCGACCACGTTCCAGATGAAGAACTGCTTGGCGGGCATGCCGAGCACGCCGGCCACCGGGTTGAGGAACGTGCGGACGATCGGGATGAAGCGCGCCAGCACGACGGCCTTGGCGGGGCCGAACTTCTGGAAGTAGTGCTCGGCCTTCTCCACATATTCGCGCTTGAACAGGCGGGAGTCGGGCTTGTCGAACATCCGGGTGCCGTAGCGCGCGCCCAGGAAGTGCCCGAGTTGGGCGCCGACGATCGCGCAGATGGGCGCGCCGATCAGCAGGCCGGCCAGCGACAGCTTGGTGCCGTCGCCGAAGATGGCGTCGGCGACCGGGGTGGCGGCCACGCCGGCCAGGAACAGCAGCGAGTCACCGGGGAAGAAGAAGCCGACCAGCAGGCCCGTCTCGGCGAAGAGGATCGCCCAGACCCCGTAGAGGCCAAACGTGTGGACCAGGTCTTTCGGGTCCAACGGGTTGAAGGCGAGGTTCTCGGCTAGGGCGCGGGTCGTCTCCACGGGAGCAAAGGCTACCGGGCTGCGCAAGCCCGGGCCGGCAGGGCGGCCGAACGCGCCGCCCGGTCAGTCGGCGGCCCGCCCGCGCCGGCGCCCGGCCACCACCGCGCCGACCAGTCCCGCGAGCACGAGCAGGCCGCCCGCGCCGAGAGCGAGACCGGCGGTGGGCGGGCCGTGGTCCTCGGCGCCCCCGCCACCGCCACCAGCAGCGGCGGCGACCACCTGGATCGGCGCGGTGTCGTTGCCCGCGTTGGCGTCGATGGTGTCGTCGTCGCAGTCGCACGGCAGGTTGATCCGCACCGCCCCGGCATCGGTCGGCGGAGCGTCGATGCGCAGCGTGAAGGCGAACGTGATCGTCTGCCCGGCCGTGACCAGCGAGCCCGGCGAGCAGCGGTACTTCGCCGGGCCCGCGGCGCGGCAGTCGGCGGGCGCGGCGACCGCGGTCGTTCCCGCCGGCAGGAGCACCTCGACGACCGAGACCTGCCGGGTGTCGGCGCGCCGGTCCACCGCGGCGGGCCCGTCGTTGCGGAAGCCGAGCTTGATCTCGGCCTGGTCGCCGACGGCGCCGGTGATCCGGGCGCCCTGCGCGACGAAGTCGAAGTCGACCGGCGCCGCGGCCGCGACCAGCGCGCCGGCGACGCCGAGCCCGGCGAGCGCGGCCAGCGCGCGCCAGGCAGGGGTGGTTCGCATGATGGTGGTTCTCCCCGTGTGAGTGGAGCTCAGCCGGCGCGGGTGCGCGCCAGCACCACGGCGGTCAGACCGCCGAGGATCAGCAGTGCGCCCAGC
Protein-coding regions in this window:
- the pyrE gene encoding orotate phosphoribosyltransferase; this translates as MGDHDDLRKFITELAVVHGRVVLSSGREADWYVDLRRVALHYASAPLVGRVMLDLTSDWDFDAVGGLTLGADPVATAMLHAAASTGRPLDAFVVRKTAKAHGLQRRIEGPDVAGRRVLVVEDASTTGGSPLTAVEALREAGAEVVGVAVIVDRGAADAIRAAGLPYKAAYSMADLGLVA
- a CDS encoding class II aldolase/adducin family protein; translation: MTTTGPASPLRLDAGSDDERDLRDQLAEVGAAVVRAGLVVGSGGNLSARLPGGDTCWVTGAGTWLDQLHRSSFARVRIADGAPSASTPAPSSEVALHLATYRARPDVTAIVHLHPQTALLLDALGERIRLLTTDHAFYVRRVATVPFFPPGTRELAEAAASAAADGTNCLVLSRHGCSVLANSVELAHKRAHNLEEAAQLTYRALALGRAAELTDQPPPAGA
- a CDS encoding SDR family oxidoreductase; translated protein: MPTALVTGASSGIGAAFARRLAADGYRLVLVSRDADRLTALAADVGGPAEVLPADLATEAGVAVVAERLAGEVDLLVNNAGSTLNRSFLKTAATDETALLRLNIEAVMRLTHAALPAMTSRGSGAVINVSSVSAFAPVMPGSTYPASKAWVTHFSESIGQAVGRHGVRVMALCPGYTRTEFHDRAGIDMSKTPSWLWLQADEVVAHALRDLARGRLVSVPNWKYRVAVFGMRHAPRAVFTRVANDTRGRLGRDTL
- a CDS encoding metalloregulator ArsR/SmtB family transcription factor, with translation MENVGTALAEMTMPQISPLAGEPIERADAERLAGVLKALADPARLRLLSLIQSAPEGEACVCDLTAPLGLSQPTVSHHLRILTEAGLLEREKRGVWAYYRLVPSAIATIADLLTPPRKRATKKAPR
- a CDS encoding VTT domain-containing protein, whose amino-acid sequence is METTRALAENLAFNPLDPKDLVHTFGLYGVWAILFAETGLLVGFFFPGDSLLFLAGVAATPVADAIFGDGTKLSLAGLLIGAPICAIVGAQLGHFLGARYGTRMFDKPDSRLFKREYVEKAEHYFQKFGPAKAVVLARFIPIVRTFLNPVAGVLGMPAKQFFIWNVVGAILWTDGILLVGYLLADRIYEAIGTHIDRYILPFVALIILLSVLPIIIEVIRDRKARKRAKEMAVIGVSPVAGIADAIGDLNEDHRGHRGSHRAE